The genomic segment ACGTGCCTCCCGCCAGCTGGCGGACCATGGCTACCGACGACGACGGACACAGCTCACTGAACTCCGCCGACTGTTTCACCGCGTCCGATGCGGCGTCCCGCTCGATACGGACGAAGCCGTGGCGCGGGAAGAAGTTCTCGGCTGTCTCCGTGAGCAGGTAGACGGCGGAGAGCCCGTCATGCGAAGCGCGCTCGAGGATTTCGTCCGTCAGTGCGCCACCCAGCCCGCGCCCGCGCCAGTCGTCCGCCACGGCAACCGAGCGCAGCAGGCCGTCGGTGCCGTGCACCTCCAGGCCCGCCACGCCGACCACACGGCCGTCGTGCTCCGCGACGACGAACCGGTCGAACCACTCGTCCACACCGGCCACCGGCAGCTCCGCCTTCTCGAGGAGCGCCAGGACCGCAGCCAGGTCCTCCGGCCGCGTGGGCCGGAGGTTCGCATTCGCCTCGTGCATGGCGTCCCTCACCGGACTCACGCGCAGCAGCCGGGTGCGCAGCAGGCCGCTTCCTGCTTCGTCTCGCCGACGTTCGCCGCAGCCGGCTTCGTTGCGCGGACGAACGC from the Longimicrobiales bacterium genome contains:
- the arsN2 gene encoding arsenic resistance N-acetyltransferase ArsN2, with translation MHEANANLRPTRPEDLAAVLALLEKAELPVAGVDEWFDRFVVAEHDGRVVGVAGLEVHGTDGLLRSVAVADDWRGRGLGGALTDEILERASHDGLSAVYLLTETAENFFPRHGFVRIERDAASDAVKQSAEFSELCPSSSVAMVRQLAGGT